Proteins encoded together in one Citromicrobium bathyomarinum window:
- the cysN gene encoding sulfate adenylyltransferase subunit CysN, which produces MADAEDRTYRPDALIARDIDAYLERHRDKGLLRFITCGSVDDGKSTLIGRLLYDSRAVFEDQLGQLESDSARVGTQGQDLDFALLVDGLSAEREQGITIDVAYRFFATEKRKFIVADTPGHEQYTRNMVTGASTADAAVLLVDARKGVLVQTRRHAFLAQLLGIRHVILAVNKMDLVDYDRATFEAIRDDFAAFAKDFGFEGLTAIPISGFRGDNVVERSAATDWYDGPSLVEALEAVPLAGEEAQARPFRMAVQWVNRPNQDFRGFAGLISDGSVRPGDAVRVLPSGAQATIKAIHTFDGPLEQAVAGQSVTLTLNEEVDCSRGDVICAADDPPQVADQFEASVVWMDQTAMKPGRGYWLKIGTRTVTATLAAPKYEIDVNNPAGSGSRLAAKTLELNGIGVLEMRTDRPIAFEPYADSKALGGFILIDKERDATVACGMLNFALRRAQNVHWQPTDIAREHHAALKNQTPRVLWFTGLSGSGKSTIANAVEKKLALMNRHTFLLDGDNVRHGLNKDLGFTEADRIENIRRIGEVAKLMADAGLIVLTAFISPFRAERKMVRDMLPEGEFVEIFVDTPLEVAEERDVKGLYRKAREGKLKNFTGIDSPYEPPEQPEIRVNTVDMSVDEAADHIIAQILPLK; this is translated from the coding sequence ATGGCCGACGCCGAAGACCGGACCTACCGCCCCGATGCGCTGATCGCGCGGGATATCGACGCCTATCTGGAACGGCATCGCGACAAGGGGCTGTTGCGCTTCATTACCTGCGGCAGCGTGGATGACGGCAAGTCGACCCTGATCGGGCGGCTGCTGTACGATTCGCGCGCCGTGTTTGAGGATCAGCTCGGCCAGCTCGAAAGCGACAGCGCGCGGGTCGGCACGCAGGGGCAGGACCTCGATTTCGCATTGCTGGTCGACGGGCTTTCCGCCGAGCGCGAGCAGGGCATCACGATCGACGTTGCCTATCGGTTCTTCGCCACCGAAAAGCGCAAGTTCATCGTCGCCGACACGCCGGGGCACGAGCAATATACCCGCAACATGGTGACCGGCGCATCGACAGCCGATGCCGCAGTCCTGCTGGTCGATGCGCGCAAGGGCGTGCTGGTGCAGACCCGGCGGCACGCGTTCCTCGCGCAGTTGCTTGGTATTCGCCACGTCATCCTCGCGGTGAACAAGATGGATCTGGTCGACTACGACCGCGCCACGTTCGAGGCGATCCGCGACGATTTCGCCGCCTTCGCGAAGGATTTCGGGTTCGAGGGTCTGACCGCGATCCCGATCTCGGGCTTCAGGGGCGACAACGTGGTCGAACGCTCGGCCGCGACAGATTGGTACGACGGGCCGAGCCTGGTCGAGGCGCTGGAGGCGGTGCCGCTGGCAGGCGAGGAGGCGCAGGCGCGCCCGTTCCGGATGGCAGTGCAGTGGGTCAACCGTCCCAATCAGGATTTTCGCGGGTTTGCCGGGCTGATCAGCGACGGCAGCGTTCGCCCGGGCGACGCGGTGCGCGTGCTCCCTTCGGGCGCGCAGGCGACGATCAAGGCGATCCACACCTTTGACGGGCCGCTGGAACAGGCAGTGGCCGGGCAGTCGGTCACGCTGACGCTGAACGAGGAAGTCGATTGCAGCCGGGGCGACGTGATCTGCGCTGCGGACGATCCGCCGCAGGTCGCCGACCAGTTCGAGGCGAGCGTGGTGTGGATGGACCAGACCGCGATGAAGCCGGGTCGCGGATACTGGCTCAAGATCGGTACGCGCACCGTCACCGCGACGCTCGCCGCGCCCAAATACGAGATCGACGTCAACAATCCCGCCGGTTCCGGCTCCCGGCTCGCGGCCAAGACGCTGGAGCTGAACGGGATCGGCGTGCTGGAAATGCGCACCGACCGCCCGATCGCGTTCGAGCCCTATGCCGACAGCAAGGCTCTGGGCGGGTTCATCCTGATCGACAAGGAACGCGATGCGACGGTCGCGTGCGGGATGCTCAACTTCGCGCTGCGCCGCGCGCAGAATGTGCACTGGCAGCCGACCGACATCGCCCGCGAGCATCATGCCGCGCTGAAGAACCAGACCCCGCGCGTGTTGTGGTTCACCGGGCTTTCCGGCTCGGGCAAGTCGACCATCGCCAATGCGGTGGAGAAGAAGCTGGCGTTGATGAACCGGCACACCTTCCTGCTCGACGGGGACAATGTGCGCCACGGGCTGAACAAGGATCTCGGCTTTACCGAGGCCGACCGGATCGAGAATATCCGCCGGATCGGCGAGGTTGCCAAGCTGATGGCGGATGCCGGACTGATCGTGCTGACCGCCTTCATCAGCCCCTTCCGCGCCGAGCGGAAGATGGTCCGCGACATGCTGCCCGAAGGCGAGTTCGTGGAGATTTTCGTCGACACGCCGCTGGAAGTGGCGGAGGAACGCGACGTGAAGGGCCTCTACAGGAAGGCGCGGGAGGGCAAGCTGAAGAACTTCACCGGGATCGACAGCCCTTACGAGCCGCCGGAGCAACCGGAGATCAGGGTGAACACCGTCGACATGAGCGTGGACGAAGCTGCCGACCACATCATCGCGCAGATCCTGCCGCTCAAATGA
- a CDS encoding sodium:proton antiporter yields MQTAAVVIAAVGALGIGAQWIAWRTNWPAIVLMLAAGFLAGPILGLFDPEETFGSLLEPMIGIGVALILFEGGLSLSFRELQHSGSAVWRLATIGVAVGWALGAVTGYYVAGLVWPVAILFGGILVVTGPTVVLPLLRQSNVQTRPASILKWEAIVNDPTGALCAVIAYEYFRKVAESPGASLFEVVPPLIVAAVISGLIGYAAAWIISYLFPRGAVPEYLKVPVLFSLVIAVFVVCNMIEHEAGLVAVTVMGVALANMDVSSLRSIHPFKENIAVLLVSGIFILLSASLSYDDLQYLNWRFGAFLLALLFFVRPATVLISLLGSPLPWNERLFLAWIAPRGIVLVAISGLFALRLSELGYGDGNVLIGLSFAVVVATIVAHGFTVDLVAKLLKVKGTDRPGLIIAGSTPWTIALAKQMHALKTPVMIVDSSWQRLAAARREGLPYYHGEFLNEATEHNLDLNPYQVLVAATDNEAYNALVCNEFAHEIGRDSVYQLGEAVEDDRRALPGSLRGRALFESGFGVAEVDQRQKEGWVFRRTKLTEEFTIDDAREKLGEKANMLLLLRENGTMRFFTHAARPEPRPGDIVITYTPQHLKRAEAESAKREAGQNDAGKKPSDKREPGQAGGKPKPA; encoded by the coding sequence ATGCAAACGGCAGCAGTTGTAATCGCAGCGGTCGGCGCGCTCGGCATCGGCGCGCAATGGATCGCGTGGCGGACCAATTGGCCTGCCATCGTGCTGATGCTGGCCGCCGGTTTTCTGGCGGGCCCCATCCTCGGCCTGTTCGATCCCGAAGAAACCTTCGGCTCCCTATTGGAGCCAATGATAGGAATCGGGGTCGCGCTAATCCTGTTCGAAGGCGGCCTCAGCCTCAGCTTCCGGGAATTGCAGCATTCGGGCAGCGCGGTCTGGCGGCTCGCAACGATCGGCGTGGCGGTCGGCTGGGCGCTAGGCGCGGTCACCGGCTATTACGTCGCCGGGCTGGTGTGGCCGGTGGCGATCCTGTTCGGCGGGATCCTGGTGGTCACCGGCCCGACGGTTGTGCTGCCGCTGCTGCGCCAGTCCAACGTGCAAACCCGGCCCGCCTCGATCCTGAAGTGGGAGGCGATCGTCAACGACCCCACCGGCGCGCTGTGCGCTGTCATCGCCTACGAATATTTCCGCAAGGTCGCCGAATCGCCGGGCGCGTCGCTGTTCGAGGTCGTGCCACCCTTGATCGTGGCCGCGGTCATCTCGGGCCTGATCGGCTATGCCGCGGCATGGATCATCTCGTACCTCTTCCCGCGTGGCGCGGTGCCCGAATACCTCAAGGTGCCGGTGCTGTTCTCACTCGTGATCGCGGTGTTCGTCGTGTGCAACATGATCGAGCACGAGGCCGGGCTGGTCGCGGTCACCGTGATGGGCGTCGCGCTCGCCAACATGGACGTCTCATCCCTGCGCAGCATCCACCCGTTCAAGGAGAACATCGCGGTTCTGCTCGTCTCGGGCATCTTCATCCTGCTCTCCGCCTCGCTCAGCTACGACGACCTGCAATATCTCAACTGGCGCTTCGGTGCGTTCCTGCTCGCGCTGCTGTTCTTCGTCCGTCCGGCGACCGTGCTGATCAGTCTGCTCGGCAGCCCGCTTCCGTGGAACGAGCGCCTGTTCCTCGCCTGGATCGCCCCGCGCGGGATCGTACTGGTCGCGATCTCCGGCCTGTTCGCCCTGCGTCTGAGCGAACTCGGCTATGGCGACGGCAACGTGCTGATCGGGCTGAGCTTCGCCGTGGTGGTCGCGACCATCGTGGCGCACGGTTTTACGGTCGATCTGGTTGCCAAGCTGCTCAAGGTGAAGGGCACCGATCGCCCCGGCCTGATCATTGCCGGCAGCACACCGTGGACGATCGCGCTGGCCAAGCAGATGCACGCGCTCAAGACCCCGGTGATGATCGTCGATTCGAGCTGGCAGCGGCTCGCCGCCGCGCGGCGCGAGGGCCTGCCCTATTATCACGGCGAATTCCTCAATGAGGCGACCGAGCACAATCTCGACCTCAACCCCTATCAGGTGCTCGTCGCGGCGACCGACAACGAGGCTTACAACGCGCTCGTCTGCAACGAGTTCGCCCACGAGATCGGGCGCGACAGCGTGTACCAGCTTGGCGAAGCGGTCGAGGATGACCGGCGCGCACTGCCGGGCAGCCTGCGCGGCCGCGCTCTGTTCGAATCGGGTTTCGGAGTGGCCGAGGTCGATCAGCGGCAGAAGGAAGGCTGGGTCTTCCGCAGGACCAAGCTGACCGAAGAATTCACGATCGACGACGCGCGCGAGAAGCTGGGCGAGAAAGCCAACATGCTGCTGCTGCTGCGCGAAAACGGCACCATGCGCTTCTTTACTCACGCGGCCCGGCCCGAACCGCGCCCCGGGGACATCGTCATCACCTATACGCCCCAGCACCTCAAGCGCGCCGAGGCCGAATCGGCCAAGCGCGAAGCGGGGCAGAACGACGCGGGCAAAAAGCCGTCGGACAAGCGCGAGCCCGGGCAGGCGGGCGGGAAGCCCAAACCGGCATGA
- a CDS encoding J domain-containing protein: protein MIRFLIIAALLSVVCRWAFGRWPWDFLKPAPTRSQAVFRARKLLDVSADASHAQIIEAHKRLVRQVHPDRGGSAAQVHEANAARDILIDQLPPRERAK from the coding sequence ATGATACGGTTCCTGATCATCGCCGCACTGCTCAGCGTCGTTTGCCGCTGGGCGTTCGGGCGATGGCCGTGGGATTTCCTCAAGCCGGCCCCGACCCGTTCGCAGGCGGTGTTTCGTGCGCGCAAGCTGCTGGATGTGTCTGCGGATGCCAGCCACGCGCAGATCATCGAGGCGCACAAGCGGCTGGTACGCCAGGTCCACCCGGACCGGGGTGGCAGCGCGGCCCAGGTGCATGAGGCAAACGCCGCGCGCGACATACTGATCGACCAACTTCCCCCAAGGGAGAGAGCGAAATGA
- a CDS encoding OmpA family protein, translating to MRGPMIVLALGALLVACNSEEPSPAPTPTPSATGSDSPPENNSIIRPDIEVERPPIALEPLRTTIPFGAGGTELDETAMAELNGLLDTDQWKQVERVILRGHSDAGGPDRVNMRVSEERAQAVADWLMEQGLTEDQIRIIAFGAQNPVQPNLLPNGEPNERGRAANRRVEITILVPKGATIPDPGPTVTPTPIGPPSSPAPTASPRPSASGTGG from the coding sequence ATGCGTGGCCCGATGATTGTGCTGGCGCTGGGCGCGCTGCTGGTGGCTTGCAACAGCGAGGAGCCGAGCCCCGCGCCGACCCCCACGCCGAGCGCGACCGGGAGCGACAGCCCGCCGGAAAACAATTCGATCATCCGCCCCGACATCGAAGTGGAGCGGCCGCCGATCGCGCTCGAACCGCTGCGGACCACGATCCCCTTCGGGGCCGGTGGTACCGAGCTGGACGAGACCGCGATGGCTGAACTCAACGGCCTGCTCGACACCGATCAGTGGAAGCAGGTCGAGCGGGTGATCCTGCGCGGGCACAGCGACGCGGGCGGCCCCGACCGGGTCAACATGCGCGTGTCGGAAGAGCGTGCGCAGGCGGTCGCCGACTGGCTGATGGAGCAGGGGCTGACCGAGGACCAGATCCGCATCATCGCGTTCGGCGCACAGAACCCCGTGCAGCCCAACCTGCTGCCCAATGGCGAACCCAACGAGCGGGGCCGTGCGGCCAATCGCCGGGTCGAGATCACCATTCTGGTGCCCAAGGGTGCAACCATTCCCGATCCCGGGCCGACCGTGACACCGACGCCCATCGGCCCGCCATCCTCGCCCGCGCCAACAGCGTCACCCAGGCCGAGCGCTTCGGGCACCGGAGGGTAG
- the cysD gene encoding sulfate adenylyltransferase subunit CysD encodes MSALTHLQRLEAEAIHIMREVVAETRAPVMLYSAGKDSAVMLHLARKAFHPSAPPFPLLHVDTTWKFGEMYAVRDKSAADAGMELLVWQNAEAKERGINPFDHGALHTDMWKTQGLKQALDHYGFDAAFGGARRDEEKSRAKERVLSFRTATHAWDPKNQRPELWNLYNTRKAPGESIRAFPLSNWTELDIWQYIMAEGIEIASLYFAAPRPVVERDGMLLMVEDERFPLADGEQPEMRSVRFRTLGCYPLTGAVESEAATVRDVVQEMLLTTSSERQGRAIDKDEGGAGMEKKKAEGYF; translated from the coding sequence ATGTCTGCACTTACCCATCTCCAGCGCCTCGAGGCGGAGGCGATCCATATCATGCGCGAGGTCGTGGCGGAAACGCGAGCGCCCGTGATGCTCTACTCCGCAGGGAAAGACAGCGCGGTGATGCTCCATCTCGCGCGCAAGGCGTTCCACCCCTCCGCCCCGCCCTTCCCGCTGCTGCATGTCGATACGACGTGGAAGTTCGGCGAGATGTACGCGGTGCGCGACAAGTCCGCCGCAGACGCCGGGATGGAACTGCTGGTGTGGCAGAACGCCGAGGCGAAGGAGCGCGGGATCAACCCGTTCGACCATGGCGCGCTGCATACCGACATGTGGAAGACGCAAGGGCTCAAGCAGGCACTCGACCACTATGGCTTCGATGCCGCTTTCGGCGGCGCGCGGCGCGACGAGGAGAAGAGCCGCGCCAAGGAGCGCGTGCTGTCCTTCCGCACCGCGACCCACGCGTGGGACCCGAAGAACCAGCGGCCCGAATTGTGGAACCTGTATAATACCCGCAAGGCTCCGGGCGAGAGCATCCGCGCCTTCCCTCTGTCCAACTGGACCGAACTCGACATCTGGCAATACATCATGGCCGAGGGGATCGAGATCGCCTCGCTCTATTTCGCGGCTCCGCGACCCGTGGTGGAGCGCGATGGCATGCTGCTGATGGTCGAGGACGAACGCTTTCCGCTCGCGGACGGCGAGCAGCCAGAGATGCGCTCGGTCCGGTTCCGCACGCTCGGCTGCTATCCGCTGACGGGTGCCGTGGAGAGCGAAGCGGCGACCGTGCGCGACGTCGTGCAGGAAATGCTGCTGACCACCAGCAGCGAACGGCAGGGCCGCGCGATCGACAAGGACGAAGGCGGTGCCGGGATGGAGAAGAAGAAGGCGGAGGGGTACTTCTGA
- a CDS encoding 3'(2'),5'-bisphosphate nucleotidase CysQ has protein sequence MSFAEDIKLAAALAEAAGRIALAVRASGLVEGRGLGDAGDKAANAFLMPALRQHRPDDGILSEESEDSAERLSHKRVWIIDPVDGTREFAEGRDDWAVHVGLSIDGEAQVGAVALPDLGLVLSSDPSKTRAAEKTGKMVVSRSRAPALAEEVAQKVGLELAGMGSAGAKAMAVVRGEADAYLHSGGQYEWDNCAPVAVAQAHGLHCSRIDGSALRYNRAEALSPDLLICRPELAEPILNAIAKAEATG, from the coding sequence ATGAGCTTTGCCGAGGATATAAAGCTGGCGGCAGCGCTGGCCGAGGCGGCCGGGCGCATTGCGCTGGCGGTGCGCGCGAGTGGGCTGGTCGAAGGGCGCGGTCTGGGCGATGCGGGGGACAAGGCGGCCAATGCCTTCCTGATGCCCGCGTTGCGCCAGCATCGGCCCGACGATGGAATCCTCTCAGAGGAGAGCGAGGACAGCGCCGAGCGCCTCTCGCACAAGCGCGTCTGGATCATCGATCCGGTCGACGGCACGCGCGAATTTGCCGAGGGGCGCGACGACTGGGCGGTCCATGTCGGCCTGTCGATCGATGGCGAAGCGCAGGTCGGTGCGGTGGCCCTCCCCGATCTCGGGCTGGTGCTCTCCAGCGATCCGTCAAAGACACGGGCGGCCGAAAAGACCGGCAAGATGGTGGTCAGCCGCAGCCGTGCGCCCGCTCTGGCAGAGGAAGTCGCGCAGAAAGTCGGACTGGAGCTGGCCGGTATGGGCAGCGCAGGCGCCAAGGCAATGGCCGTGGTGCGCGGGGAGGCGGATGCCTACCTCCACAGCGGCGGGCAGTACGAGTGGGACAATTGCGCACCGGTCGCGGTGGCACAGGCGCATGGCCTGCACTGTTCGCGGATCGACGGTTCCGCGCTGCGCTACAATCGCGCGGAGGCGCTTTCGCCCGATTTGCTGATCTGCCGCCCTGAACTAGCCGAGCCTATTCTGAACGCGATCGCCAAGGCCGAAGCCACAGGCTGA
- a CDS encoding division plane positioning ATPase MipZ encodes MTGHRPHRIVFANEKGGTGKSTTAVHVAVALAYQGARVAAIDLDHRQRTMDRYFENRDETARRRGIALPTARCEVFAGGSAEALEEKAKELAADADFLLFDTPGRDDPLAQHAAKEADTLVTPLNDSFVDFDLIGQVDAESFKVRRLSFYAEAIWEARLARSKTTIEQNRPQMDWVVVRNRTGHTEARNMVRIERALTELSKRVGFRVSSGLSERVIYRELFPSGLTLLDKGHLGDLGTSHLVARQELRQLVQNLNLPVPEGADRALEAA; translated from the coding sequence GTGACTGGCCATCGCCCCCATCGCATCGTCTTCGCCAACGAAAAGGGCGGGACCGGCAAATCGACCACCGCAGTCCACGTGGCGGTCGCGCTGGCCTATCAGGGTGCGCGGGTGGCCGCGATCGATCTCGACCACCGTCAGCGCACGATGGACCGCTATTTCGAAAACCGCGACGAAACTGCACGCCGTCGCGGCATCGCGCTGCCGACCGCACGGTGCGAGGTGTTTGCGGGCGGAAGTGCCGAGGCGCTGGAGGAAAAGGCGAAGGAACTGGCTGCCGACGCCGATTTCCTGCTGTTCGACACGCCCGGTCGCGACGATCCGCTGGCGCAGCATGCGGCCAAGGAAGCCGATACGCTGGTCACTCCGCTCAACGACAGTTTCGTCGATTTCGACCTGATCGGCCAGGTCGATGCTGAAAGTTTCAAGGTCCGCCGCCTGAGTTTCTATGCCGAGGCGATCTGGGAGGCGCGGCTGGCGCGCAGCAAAACCACGATCGAGCAGAACCGCCCGCAGATGGACTGGGTGGTGGTGCGAAACCGCACCGGCCACACCGAGGCGCGCAACATGGTGCGCATCGAACGCGCGCTGACCGAGCTGAGCAAGCGGGTCGGCTTTCGCGTCTCCTCCGGCCTGTCCGAACGCGTGATCTATCGCGAGCTGTTCCCCTCCGGCCTGACCCTGCTCGACAAGGGGCATCTGGGCGATCTGGGGACCAGCCACCTGGTTGCGCGGCAGGAACTGCGGCAACTGGTGCAGAATCTTAATCTGCCGGTGCCAGAAGGGGCCGATCGGGCGTTGGAAGCTGCATGA
- a CDS encoding phosphomannomutase/phosphoglucomutase translates to MSHTFDPTILREYDIRGVIGETLEADDARAIGRSFGSMLRRSGGSRVAVGYDGRQSSPMLEHALVEGLTASGCDVVRVGLGPTPMLYYAEASADDVDGGIQITGSHNPPNYNGFKMVFQGRPFFGADIQQLGEVAAAGEWEDGTGSVIDRPLIDAYVERLLEGLDGIDPASLADIRIGWDAGNGSAGPALEKLVARLPGEHHVLYAEVDGTFPNHHPDPTVEANLADLRALVADKQLDFGIAFDGDGDRIGAIDGEGRVIWGDQLLMIYAQDLLQRRAGATIIADVKASRALFDHVEAHGGKPVMWKTGHSLIKSKMKETGAPLAGEMSGHVFFADTYYGYDDALYAGVRLIAASARLGHSVTELRGAMPDMVNTPEMRFQVDESRKFAAVEEVRDRLADSPAQVNATDGVRVTTDDGWWLLRASNTQDVLVARAESDSEAGLARLMQQIDEQLALSGLERGPQAEH, encoded by the coding sequence ATGAGCCACACCTTCGACCCGACCATCCTGCGCGAATATGATATTCGCGGCGTGATCGGCGAAACGCTGGAGGCGGATGATGCCCGCGCGATCGGGCGCAGCTTCGGCTCGATGCTCAGGCGCAGCGGCGGATCGCGCGTGGCGGTCGGCTATGACGGGCGGCAAAGCTCGCCAATGCTGGAACATGCGCTGGTCGAGGGACTGACCGCGAGCGGGTGCGATGTCGTGCGGGTCGGCCTCGGCCCCACGCCGATGCTCTATTATGCAGAGGCTTCAGCCGATGATGTGGATGGCGGCATCCAGATAACCGGCAGCCATAATCCCCCCAATTACAACGGCTTCAAGATGGTGTTTCAGGGCCGCCCGTTTTTCGGGGCGGACATCCAGCAGCTCGGCGAAGTGGCCGCCGCTGGTGAGTGGGAGGATGGCACTGGCTCGGTCATCGATCGCCCGCTGATCGACGCCTATGTCGAGCGGTTGCTGGAGGGGCTGGACGGGATCGACCCCGCCTCGCTCGCGGATATCAGGATCGGCTGGGACGCAGGCAATGGCTCGGCCGGGCCCGCGCTCGAAAAGCTCGTCGCGCGGCTGCCGGGTGAGCATCATGTGCTTTACGCAGAGGTCGATGGCACCTTCCCCAATCATCATCCCGATCCGACGGTCGAGGCGAATCTGGCGGACCTTCGCGCGCTGGTCGCGGACAAGCAGCTCGACTTCGGAATTGCCTTCGACGGGGACGGCGACCGGATCGGGGCGATCGACGGCGAGGGCCGCGTGATCTGGGGCGACCAGCTGCTGATGATCTACGCGCAGGATCTGCTGCAAAGGCGGGCCGGGGCCACGATTATCGCCGATGTGAAGGCCAGCCGCGCGCTGTTCGACCATGTCGAGGCGCATGGTGGCAAGCCGGTGATGTGGAAGACCGGGCATTCGCTGATTAAGTCCAAAATGAAGGAAACTGGCGCGCCGCTGGCTGGAGAGATGAGCGGGCACGTGTTCTTCGCCGATACCTACTACGGCTACGACGATGCGCTTTACGCCGGGGTCCGGCTGATCGCGGCATCGGCTCGGCTGGGACATTCCGTCACCGAATTGCGCGGGGCGATGCCCGACATGGTCAACACGCCGGAAATGCGTTTCCAGGTCGATGAGTCCCGCAAGTTTGCTGCGGTCGAGGAGGTACGCGACCGGCTGGCCGACTCACCCGCTCAGGTCAATGCGACCGACGGTGTCCGCGTCACCACCGATGACGGCTGGTGGCTGCTGCGTGCCTCGAACACGCAGGACGTGCTGGTCGCGCGCGCCGAAAGCGACAGCGAGGCGGGCCTTGCGCGACTGATGCAGCAGATCGACGAGCAACTGGCGCTGTCGGGCCTCGAACGCGGGCCGCAGGCGGAGCATTGA
- the panC gene encoding pantoate--beta-alanine ligase, translating to MQSLHRLDHLRSAIAAWREKGERIAFVPTMGALHEGHLTLVRAAREKADRVVVSIFVNPTQFGPNEDLDAYPRTLEADSRLLEGEGVDALWAPNAEEMYPDGFATSISVEGVSADFCGASRPGHFAGVATVVCKLFNQVRPDVALFGEKDWQQLAVIRRMARDLDLSFPHANAILGVPTVREADGLALSSRNRYLDETARAQAAVLPAAMRQAIARIEAGAPVGAALRDLEHKLIEGGFSKVDYAALADAASLERIDTLSNRPARLLVAAHILGTRLIDNMAVDSAG from the coding sequence ATGCAATCGCTTCACCGGCTGGATCACCTGCGCAGTGCCATCGCGGCCTGGCGCGAGAAGGGCGAGCGCATTGCCTTCGTGCCGACCATGGGCGCGCTGCACGAAGGGCACCTGACTCTGGTGCGCGCGGCCCGCGAAAAGGCGGACCGGGTTGTGGTGTCGATCTTCGTCAATCCGACCCAGTTCGGCCCGAACGAGGATCTGGATGCCTATCCACGCACGCTGGAGGCGGATTCGCGGCTGCTGGAGGGCGAAGGGGTGGACGCGCTGTGGGCACCCAATGCGGAAGAGATGTACCCCGATGGTTTCGCGACCAGCATCTCGGTCGAGGGCGTCAGCGCGGATTTCTGCGGAGCGAGCCGCCCGGGCCACTTCGCCGGGGTCGCCACGGTGGTGTGCAAGCTGTTCAATCAGGTGCGGCCGGATGTGGCGCTGTTCGGGGAGAAGGACTGGCAGCAGCTCGCGGTCATCCGTCGCATGGCGCGCGACCTAGACCTTTCCTTCCCCCACGCCAACGCGATCCTTGGCGTGCCGACCGTGCGCGAGGCGGACGGGCTCGCGCTGTCGAGCCGCAACCGGTATCTCGACGAGACCGCGCGCGCGCAGGCCGCGGTGCTGCCCGCAGCGATGCGGCAGGCGATCGCCCGGATCGAAGCGGGCGCGCCCGTGGGCGCCGCTTTGCGCGATCTGGAGCACAAGCTGATCGAAGGCGGATTTTCGAAGGTCGATTACGCCGCGCTCGCCGATGCGGCCTCGCTCGAAAGGATCGATACGCTGAGCAACCGCCCCGCCCGCCTGCTGGTCGCCGCGCATATCCTCGGCACGCGCCTGATCGACAATATGGCGGTGGATTCGGCCGGATAG
- a CDS encoding adenine phosphoribosyltransferase, with protein MSNAPAALDLEQLRASIRTVPDFPKPGIQFRDITTLLSEPAALRTSVSLLADMARDQGATVIAGMEARGFIFGAAVAIHAGLGFVPIRKPGKLPVETIGVDYALEYGTDRLELDPSALAPGARVALVDDLIATGGTALAAAELVTLTGAHVAAALFVLDLPDLGGSARLRDADIPVHSLVSFDGD; from the coding sequence GTGAGTAATGCTCCCGCAGCGCTCGATCTCGAGCAGCTGCGGGCCAGCATCCGCACGGTTCCCGACTTTCCCAAGCCGGGCATCCAGTTCCGCGACATTACTACTCTATTGAGCGAGCCTGCTGCGCTGCGCACCAGCGTGTCGCTGCTGGCGGATATGGCGCGCGATCAGGGAGCGACCGTAATCGCCGGGATGGAAGCACGCGGCTTCATCTTCGGCGCGGCGGTTGCGATCCATGCGGGGCTTGGCTTCGTGCCGATCCGCAAGCCGGGCAAGCTGCCGGTGGAAACGATCGGCGTCGACTACGCACTGGAATATGGCACCGACCGCCTTGAACTCGACCCGAGCGCGCTGGCACCCGGAGCAAGGGTTGCGCTGGTCGACGATCTCATCGCCACCGGGGGCACCGCGCTGGCGGCAGCCGAGCTGGTAACGCTCACCGGAGCGCATGTGGCTGCCGCGCTCTTCGTGCTCGATCTGCCCGATCTGGGTGGTTCGGCCCGGCTGCGCGATGCGGACATCCCCGTCCACTCGCTGGTTTCGTTCGACGGCGACTAG